The following proteins come from a genomic window of Paenibacillus spongiae:
- a CDS encoding glycosyl hydrolase family 18 protein: MQKVRIRPRQRRDGCFKWFVLLCGLISMTFVIWFGWNRYVPNNTEEKPQFAVEHPVIVQGQVMKEGAITENGTVKLPLPVLQQASLGLKDSIHYEQKSGTIVLTNVDKVLRLKTNLLTATMNSKPYDLNVAAEVKADNVYIPVTPLEELYGLKVELNEATQIVTVIPAGEAVQRGKAGQAEVVIRHEASIRSPIAERILPGKEVRIWGEADGWYRVQSAQGYVGYAAKDKLQLANVEQIELPEREEPFVAWKVMGSKINMTWEAVYNKNPDISKIGPLTGVNVVSPTWFELIDGTGKISSKADKAYVDWAHKKGMQVWALFSNGFEPERTTSALADADKRFYMIQQLLAYAQMYKLQGINLDFENVVTSDKANLVQFVKELTPLLHEQGLVVSIDVTPKSNSEMWSKFLDRAALGEVVDYMIVMAYDEHWASSPKAGSVASLPWVEQALVKIMEEDKVPADKLVLAAPLYARLWTEKTDETGEVKVSSKALGMDAVARIVKERNLKPVFDAKTGQNYVEYTENGALQRIWIEDAVSMKARAALVMKYDLAGIATWQRTFQSDSIWAIIDDSLDKRP, from the coding sequence GTGCAGAAGGTTCGTATCCGTCCGCGCCAACGCCGCGACGGCTGTTTCAAGTGGTTTGTTCTGTTATGCGGACTTATTTCAATGACCTTCGTCATTTGGTTCGGCTGGAATCGTTATGTTCCGAATAATACCGAGGAGAAGCCGCAATTTGCGGTGGAACATCCTGTCATTGTCCAGGGACAGGTCATGAAGGAAGGGGCGATAACCGAGAATGGGACGGTGAAGCTTCCGCTTCCTGTCCTGCAGCAAGCATCGCTCGGGCTGAAGGATTCGATTCATTATGAGCAGAAGAGCGGTACCATCGTTTTGACGAACGTGGACAAAGTACTGAGATTGAAGACGAACTTGTTAACGGCCACGATGAATAGCAAGCCATATGACTTGAATGTAGCCGCAGAGGTGAAAGCGGACAATGTATATATTCCCGTGACTCCCCTTGAGGAGCTGTACGGATTGAAGGTCGAATTAAACGAAGCAACCCAGATCGTCACGGTTATACCTGCCGGTGAAGCCGTGCAGCGGGGTAAGGCAGGCCAAGCTGAAGTCGTCATCCGCCACGAGGCTTCGATTCGGTCGCCGATCGCGGAGCGGATTCTACCTGGGAAAGAAGTGAGAATCTGGGGAGAAGCCGATGGCTGGTACCGGGTTCAGAGCGCCCAAGGTTACGTTGGTTATGCTGCGAAGGACAAGCTCCAATTGGCGAACGTCGAGCAGATCGAATTGCCGGAGCGGGAAGAACCGTTCGTTGCCTGGAAGGTGATGGGGAGCAAAATCAATATGACATGGGAAGCCGTGTACAACAAGAACCCCGACATATCCAAGATCGGCCCGCTGACGGGCGTGAATGTTGTCAGTCCGACCTGGTTCGAGCTTATCGACGGCACCGGCAAAATTAGCAGCAAGGCGGATAAAGCCTACGTGGATTGGGCGCATAAGAAAGGAATGCAAGTGTGGGCGCTGTTCAGTAATGGCTTCGAGCCGGAGCGGACGACGAGTGCGCTTGCGGACGCAGATAAACGCTTCTATATGATTCAGCAGCTTCTGGCGTATGCTCAGATGTACAAGCTGCAGGGCATTAATTTGGACTTCGAGAATGTTGTGACATCGGACAAGGCGAATTTAGTTCAATTCGTCAAGGAGCTGACGCCACTGCTTCATGAGCAGGGGCTGGTCGTCTCCATCGATGTGACCCCGAAATCGAACAGCGAAATGTGGTCGAAATTTCTGGACCGCGCCGCACTGGGCGAGGTCGTCGATTATATGATCGTCATGGCCTATGACGAGCACTGGGCTTCCAGTCCCAAGGCGGGATCGGTCGCTTCGCTCCCGTGGGTAGAACAAGCGCTTGTGAAGATAATGGAAGAGGATAAAGTGCCTGCCGACAAGCTGGTGCTTGCTGCGCCGCTCTACGCCCGTTTATGGACGGAGAAGACGGATGAGACCGGGGAAGTCAAAGTAAGCTCGAAGGCGCTCGGTATGGATGCCGTGGCGCGAATCGTGAAGGAACGCAATTTGAAGCCCGTCTTTGATGCCAAGACCGGCCAGAACTATGTAGAATATACGGAGAACGGCGCTTTACAGCGAATATGGATCGAAGACGCCGTTTCGATGAAAGCGCGGGCAGCGCTTGTAATGAAGTATGATTTGGCAGGCATTGCGACATGGCAGCGAACGTTCCAATCGGATAGTATTTGGGCAATTATAGATGATTCTTTAGATAAACGACCATAA
- a CDS encoding YgzB family protein — MFFRSSKINEFRLWGLLFTLAGMGLMILGTSGIVFWGQAGKIFAGIFMVIGMIAMLISVGVYFWAGMMSTSATMLTCPECSRQTKMLGKTDRCMYCKTILTLDPGQATQHPADTTQT; from the coding sequence ATGTTTTTTAGATCAAGCAAAATTAACGAATTCCGGCTCTGGGGACTCCTTTTTACGCTTGCCGGTATGGGTCTTATGATTCTTGGAACATCCGGTATCGTCTTCTGGGGACAAGCGGGGAAAATATTCGCGGGGATCTTCATGGTAATCGGGATGATTGCAATGCTCATTAGCGTGGGCGTTTATTTCTGGGCCGGCATGATGTCTACCAGCGCCACCATGCTGACTTGCCCCGAATGCTCCCGCCAAACGAAGATGCTCGGCAAAACGGATCGCTGCATGTACTGCAAAACGATACTGACGCTCGACCCCGGACAAGCCACTCAGCACCCGGCCGATACGACACAGACTTAA
- a CDS encoding nucleotidyltransferase-like protein gives MEHIKAHFKEIFKQGEDIISLLAFANPDPNSPIVDGLDLFFLVVSSNYNHSQTIEHVRMEDVHVQIRRVTPANLEHWVSGGETRSSVLWLVQGEILLDRDNYLLHFRQRMEALPKDMRGQKQLSEFGCFVQTYLQAKQDLQDGNLLDAYSNTINALHHWANIVLVEAGVYPDLALWRQMRRFDPGIYKLYEELTISTETLEQRVELVMLACEFSFMSKMKSCCEYLFSILSSREEPWSIMELQCHPLLADLNNNLSLLIRKLVKRGYVREVAVIPFSGDADSLELRYRFETV, from the coding sequence ATGGAGCATATAAAGGCGCATTTTAAAGAAATATTCAAGCAGGGCGAGGACATTATCAGCTTGTTGGCATTCGCGAATCCGGACCCGAACAGTCCCATCGTCGATGGGCTGGATCTGTTTTTTCTCGTTGTTTCATCAAATTACAACCATTCGCAGACAATAGAGCATGTACGAATGGAAGATGTTCATGTACAAATCCGTCGGGTGACCCCGGCCAATCTGGAGCATTGGGTATCTGGCGGTGAAACCCGCAGCAGCGTACTATGGCTCGTTCAGGGGGAAATCCTGTTGGACAGAGACAATTATTTACTCCATTTCCGTCAGCGGATGGAAGCTTTACCTAAAGATATGCGCGGGCAAAAACAGCTGTCGGAATTCGGCTGCTTCGTTCAGACTTATTTGCAAGCTAAGCAGGATTTGCAGGATGGCAATTTGCTCGATGCTTACAGCAATACGATTAATGCGCTGCATCATTGGGCGAATATCGTTCTCGTTGAAGCGGGAGTCTATCCTGACCTGGCATTATGGCGCCAGATGAGGCGCTTCGATCCAGGTATATACAAACTGTATGAAGAGCTGACCATCAGTACGGAGACGCTTGAGCAGCGCGTGGAACTTGTCATGCTTGCATGCGAATTTTCATTTATGAGCAAAATGAAATCGTGCTGTGAATACCTCTTTTCGATATTATCGAGCCGTGAGGAGCCATGGAGCATTATGGAGCTGCAGTGCCATCCTTTACTGGCTGATTTGAATAATAATTTGTCGCTTCTGATCAGAAAGCTTGTTAAGCGGGGGTATGTACGGGAAGTGGCCGTTATTCCGTTCTCTGGCGATGCGGATTCATTAGAGCTGCGATACCGCTTTGAAACCGTATAG
- a CDS encoding nucleoside deaminase, with product MSHLDFIRKAVQLANDNPRQYGGPHGAVIVKNGEIISIGVNEEYLSNDPTAHAETLAVRKACQHLNTSDLSGCVIYASTEPCPMCLSAITYAKIESIYYANRGSDSIENVYRRLLERAVEMVRLESTDS from the coding sequence TTGTCTCATCTCGATTTCATTCGCAAAGCGGTACAATTAGCCAACGATAATCCACGCCAATATGGCGGGCCGCATGGAGCGGTTATCGTTAAGAATGGGGAAATTATCAGTATAGGCGTGAACGAAGAGTACCTTTCCAACGATCCTACAGCTCATGCGGAAACATTAGCGGTCCGCAAAGCGTGCCAACATTTGAATACGTCCGATTTATCAGGTTGTGTGATCTATGCAAGCACCGAGCCATGTCCAATGTGTTTAAGCGCGATTACTTATGCAAAGATCGAATCCATTTATTATGCGAATCGCGGCAGCGACAGCATAGAAAACGTATATCGCCGACTCTTAGAACGCGCGGTTGAGATGGTACGGTTGGAGTCTACGGATAGCTAA
- a CDS encoding MFS transporter, which translates to MLSKSAFPLLLLNMFLANLSMGLVIPILPELLKEYEAGGQAAGYLVSCFGLTQFLFSPLAGNWSDRYGRKPMFIIGLFLFALSNLMAALAGDLTLLFVSRLISGMGSAALIPAIIAYVADITTDDQRSKAMSWLGASMTSGFIIGPGAGGLLAELGIKAPFYASALVGILAMICSLWMLPESLSLEVRQLRQQALEKKDNIFRQIALSVQSRYFILLLIVFALTFGLTHFEAIFPLFVVQSYGFTTREIAILLTICSLIGTFNQIVLTNRITQRFGEKRIVGAMLLLSAVSLVFLLFSGNFYYVMFVTMLFFTFGNILRPTINTLLSKEAGEEQGFVAGMNNAYTSLGTIFGPMLAGILYDIHIGLPYTFGAFVLLVSGFVAMRGLKRKSSSAAF; encoded by the coding sequence ATGCTATCCAAGTCAGCGTTTCCATTATTGCTGCTGAACATGTTTCTCGCAAATCTAAGCATGGGTCTTGTCATTCCGATATTGCCCGAGCTTCTCAAGGAATATGAGGCAGGCGGTCAAGCGGCGGGATATTTGGTATCCTGCTTCGGTCTGACACAGTTTCTATTCTCGCCCCTTGCAGGTAATTGGTCAGATCGATACGGCCGTAAACCGATGTTTATCATTGGTTTGTTCTTGTTCGCGCTCTCCAATTTAATGGCGGCATTAGCAGGCGACTTAACGTTATTATTCGTCTCGCGGTTAATCAGCGGAATGGGCTCAGCCGCCTTGATTCCAGCCATTATCGCCTATGTAGCCGATATAACAACGGATGATCAGCGAAGTAAAGCTATGTCCTGGTTAGGGGCGTCGATGACATCGGGCTTCATTATCGGGCCGGGTGCCGGGGGATTGCTTGCAGAGCTGGGCATCAAGGCGCCGTTCTATGCATCCGCATTGGTCGGGATACTGGCTATGATCTGCAGCCTGTGGATGCTGCCTGAATCGCTGTCACTGGAAGTACGCCAGTTGCGTCAGCAAGCGTTGGAGAAGAAGGATAATATTTTTCGTCAAATCGCGCTTTCCGTTCAATCTCGCTATTTCATCCTGCTGCTTATTGTTTTCGCGCTCACGTTCGGTCTTACGCATTTTGAAGCGATTTTTCCACTCTTCGTCGTACAGAGCTACGGATTCACTACGCGTGAAATCGCCATTTTGCTTACCATATGTTCGTTAATCGGCACGTTTAACCAAATTGTGCTGACCAATCGGATCACGCAACGATTCGGGGAGAAACGGATTGTTGGCGCAATGCTTTTGTTATCGGCTGTATCGCTGGTGTTCTTGCTATTCTCGGGAAATTTCTATTATGTCATGTTTGTAACGATGCTTTTCTTTACGTTCGGTAATATATTGCGTCCAACGATTAATACCCTGCTGTCCAAGGAAGCTGGAGAGGAACAAGGATTCGTAGCAGGGATGAATAATGCCTATACGAGCCTCGGCACGATATTCGGACCGATGCTGGCAGGTATTCTATACGATATCCATATCGGCTTGCCCTATACGTTCGGTGCATTCGTGCTGCTTGTGAGCGGCTTTGTGGCGATGAGGGGATTGAAAAGAAAATCGTCATCCGCAGCTTTTTAG
- a CDS encoding LysR family transcriptional regulator: MDIRQLRYFIAIVEERNISAAAKRLHLSQPPLSQQLKAMEEELDTALVERSGRYFEVTEAGKALYRYALQMDRLMEEARMEVKEVGNGVNGRLTIGVNTFSFAELPEVLHHFQRQYPKVTYKIQQNESARLCQLVKDRAVELAIIRLPLVLDDFTVLHLYTEPFYFITSNKQHPLNYEVSLADIQNQRLLLPSTPGLGVHYLILEAFSRFHLHPNIIGECSDISLLMDLISTDFCASIVPETLLKRYKGFAIHAYKISHPTEMSAPVGLIWLKDHRLSQAAQNFVDLLHKEAL, from the coding sequence TTGGACATCAGGCAACTGCGATATTTTATTGCGATCGTGGAGGAAAGAAACATTTCGGCAGCTGCAAAAAGACTTCATCTCTCTCAACCGCCATTAAGCCAACAATTGAAAGCAATGGAAGAGGAACTCGATACAGCATTAGTGGAAAGAAGCGGAAGGTATTTTGAAGTAACTGAGGCAGGAAAAGCTTTATATCGATATGCTTTGCAAATGGATCGGTTAATGGAAGAGGCCAGAATGGAAGTGAAGGAAGTTGGTAACGGGGTGAACGGTAGACTTACGATAGGCGTAAATACGTTTTCGTTTGCAGAGCTGCCCGAAGTTCTTCATCATTTTCAAAGGCAATACCCTAAGGTGACCTATAAAATTCAGCAAAATGAGTCCGCCCGTCTTTGTCAATTAGTGAAAGACCGGGCAGTCGAACTGGCGATTATTCGACTGCCCCTTGTGCTGGATGACTTCACTGTGCTTCACCTGTATACCGAACCGTTCTACTTCATTACGTCCAACAAACAGCATCCGCTCAATTATGAAGTATCGCTTGCGGATATTCAAAACCAACGGCTTCTATTGCCAAGCACTCCGGGATTAGGCGTGCATTATTTGATTCTGGAAGCATTTTCTCGATTCCATCTGCATCCCAACATTATTGGCGAATGTTCCGACATTTCGCTATTGATGGATTTAATCTCCACCGATTTTTGCGCATCAATCGTTCCGGAAACACTGCTTAAACGATACAAAGGATTTGCGATACACGCATACAAAATATCTCATCCAACTGAGATGTCTGCTCCGGTTGGATTAATATGGCTGAAGGATCACCGCTTATCCCAGGCGGCTCAAAATTTTGTTGATTTATTGCATAAGGAAGCACTGTAG
- a CDS encoding GntR family transcriptional regulator, producing the protein MLSSIDVKTADKHSLSTTIVSLIKQKIIAGELNPGDRIVETRLARELEISQTPIREAIRQLAGEGVVTIVPNKGPLVRTFSAADIFEIYSYRAVLEGMAIRLAVQNASINDIRHLEQFYEEMKKKLLDDSIPSLQQDSGYIHHYIFKLSKHSVLLNMFEYISFRIQLVNRIVGKKFSKEREVSEHWELIDALKQGDPDRAEQVMREHIHRSYREFVDIGMFDRTDLAQNEWI; encoded by the coding sequence ATGCTTAGCTCCATAGATGTAAAGACTGCAGATAAGCACAGCTTAAGTACGACAATCGTATCGCTTATTAAACAAAAGATTATTGCAGGCGAGCTGAATCCTGGGGATAGAATTGTAGAGACGCGGCTGGCACGGGAGCTTGAAATCAGCCAGACTCCGATCCGCGAAGCGATCCGCCAGCTGGCCGGCGAAGGTGTCGTTACCATTGTTCCTAATAAAGGACCGCTTGTGCGAACATTCAGCGCGGCGGATATTTTTGAAATCTATTCGTACCGCGCCGTCTTGGAAGGGATGGCGATCCGGCTTGCGGTTCAGAATGCTTCTATTAATGACATTCGGCATTTGGAGCAGTTTTATGAAGAAATGAAGAAGAAGCTGCTGGATGACTCCATTCCGTCCTTACAGCAGGATTCGGGATATATTCACCACTACATCTTTAAATTGTCCAAACATTCGGTGCTGCTAAACATGTTTGAATACATTTCCTTCCGTATTCAGCTGGTCAATCGAATTGTCGGCAAGAAATTCAGCAAGGAGAGAGAGGTTTCGGAGCATTGGGAGCTGATCGATGCGCTGAAACAAGGAGATCCGGACCGGGCCGAGCAGGTGATGAGGGAGCATATCCATCGTTCTTATCGGGAATTCGTCGATATTGGTATGTTTGACCGCACGGACCTTGCCCAGAATGAATGGATTTAA
- a CDS encoding M20 family metallopeptidase, translated as MTEQDGKHPALKILEDLVSIQSVNPHYGNGACGEGEVADYIERRFQGTNVRVTRQPVFPGRDNLLIELRTGHPESTLLFETHMDTVSIGSMADAVTPIYRGDRLYARGACDAKGSLAGMIWAIEECAKHPERLMSDIVLCAAVDEEHEYRGLRVFMDRNMPVAGAVVGEPTELGIVVAHKGCARFAVETLGKAAHSSMPEEGDSAVYQMVHVLQFIKHVMEPELAKQRHPLCGSPTIVAGTIAGGTQVNIVPEHCSIELDRRIIPGELPEDAIADFERRLQEYIDSEGLHVNISFRELLLDWALETPQDSEIVAHAQKVAQALELRTDLLGVTYGSDASKLQRKGIPTIVYGPGSIAQAHSKEEWVSVHEVERAAQFYYQLALSFHLPR; from the coding sequence ATGACCGAACAAGACGGCAAGCATCCCGCGCTGAAAATTTTGGAGGATCTTGTCTCTATTCAAAGCGTCAATCCGCATTACGGAAATGGAGCATGCGGGGAGGGCGAGGTTGCCGATTATATCGAGCGGCGCTTTCAGGGAACGAATGTGCGGGTTACAAGGCAGCCAGTATTTCCCGGCAGGGATAATCTTCTTATCGAATTAAGGACCGGGCATCCGGAGTCTACTCTCCTGTTCGAAACGCATATGGACACGGTCTCCATCGGCTCGATGGCGGATGCGGTAACGCCCATCTACCGGGGGGATCGTCTCTATGCCCGCGGCGCCTGCGATGCAAAGGGCTCGTTAGCCGGTATGATCTGGGCAATCGAGGAATGTGCCAAGCACCCGGAACGGTTAATGTCGGACATTGTTCTCTGCGCAGCTGTCGACGAAGAGCATGAATACCGGGGGCTGCGCGTATTTATGGATCGAAACATGCCTGTAGCCGGCGCAGTTGTCGGCGAACCGACCGAGCTGGGAATCGTAGTGGCGCATAAGGGCTGCGCCAGATTTGCAGTAGAGACATTGGGTAAAGCCGCACACAGCTCTATGCCCGAGGAGGGCGACAGTGCGGTGTATCAGATGGTGCACGTTCTCCAGTTTATCAAGCATGTGATGGAGCCGGAGTTAGCTAAGCAACGTCACCCCTTATGCGGTTCGCCTACGATTGTGGCGGGCACGATTGCCGGAGGTACGCAGGTCAATATCGTACCGGAACACTGCTCTATTGAATTGGACCGGCGCATCATTCCCGGCGAACTGCCGGAGGATGCGATTGCAGATTTTGAACGGAGGCTGCAAGAATATATCGATTCGGAAGGCTTGCACGTGAATATTTCGTTCCGGGAGCTGCTGCTGGATTGGGCGCTGGAGACGCCGCAGGATTCAGAGATCGTTGCACATGCACAGAAGGTGGCACAGGCGCTGGAGCTTCGGACTGATTTACTGGGCGTCACGTATGGAAGCGATGCAAGCAAGCTGCAGCGTAAAGGCATCCCTACGATTGTCTATGGTCCGGGATCGATCGCCCAGGCCCATTCCAAGGAGGAATGGGTATCGGTGCATGAGGTCGAGAGGGCTGCACAATTTTATTATCAATTGGCTCTTAGCTTTCATCTGCCGCGGTGA
- a CDS encoding aminotransferase class V-fold PLP-dependent enzyme, with protein MDSCTWLYNGAETPPLAGAVEALQEYMRNREGGPLGRERNSEVEQSLRENIARLINGSAKDVALVSNASEAITLIVQALRLQAGDNVIINTLEFPSGVLPYLLLREHGVEVRLVEHTDWTVSVDDMMAMVDERTKLVMASHVSFVSGARLDYQELHRRLLRTNALLLLDVTQSLGAVPVDLQAADIVVCSSYKWLMSIHGLGLLALNPARTERLLPGSAGWRGVTELFYPERFSSFEYYPDARRFELGYPNYAAIYTMEYSTGLLLKTGIDQVERHIVQLGGYLIERLLESGRSVMTPVEEKNRAGNISFVCENGEETANRLLQEHNIYLWGGDGRIRASVHLFNDSNDIDSLIAVLSRS; from the coding sequence TTGGATAGCTGCACATGGCTGTATAACGGTGCAGAGACGCCCCCTCTGGCCGGTGCAGTCGAAGCGCTCCAAGAATATATGCGAAATCGCGAGGGCGGGCCTCTAGGCCGTGAAAGAAACAGCGAGGTTGAGCAATCGCTAAGGGAGAATATCGCCCGGCTTATTAATGGCAGCGCGAAGGATGTCGCTCTCGTATCGAATGCCTCTGAAGCGATTACGTTGATTGTGCAGGCACTGCGCCTGCAAGCTGGCGATAATGTCATCATCAATACGCTTGAGTTTCCATCCGGCGTGCTCCCATATCTGCTGCTGAGGGAGCATGGTGTTGAGGTACGACTGGTGGAGCATACCGACTGGACAGTTTCCGTTGACGATATGATGGCTATGGTCGACGAGCGCACGAAGCTGGTGATGGCCAGCCATGTTAGCTTTGTAAGCGGTGCCCGCCTGGACTATCAAGAACTGCATAGAAGACTGCTGCGAACGAATGCGCTGCTTTTGCTGGATGTCACGCAGTCGCTTGGCGCTGTGCCGGTGGATCTGCAGGCTGCGGATATCGTCGTGTGCAGCTCCTATAAATGGCTCATGTCGATTCATGGGCTGGGGCTGCTCGCGCTTAATCCGGCACGTACCGAACGATTATTACCGGGATCTGCCGGCTGGCGCGGTGTGACGGAGCTGTTCTATCCGGAGCGCTTCAGCTCCTTCGAATATTATCCGGACGCCCGCAGGTTTGAGCTTGGTTATCCCAATTATGCGGCCATTTATACGATGGAGTATTCGACGGGTTTGCTGCTGAAAACGGGAATAGATCAGGTCGAGCGGCATATTGTGCAGCTGGGCGGCTATTTGATTGAACGGCTGCTGGAGTCCGGTCGCAGTGTCATGACGCCTGTCGAAGAGAAGAATCGGGCGGGCAACATTAGCTTTGTATGTGAGAATGGCGAAGAAACGGCGAACAGACTGCTGCAGGAGCATAATATTTACTTGTGGGGGGGGGACGGCCGCATACGGGCATCGGTTCATCTTTTCAACGATTCCAACGATATCGACAGCTTGATTGCCGTTCTTAGCCGCTCTTAA
- a CDS encoding Gfo/Idh/MocA family protein produces MTKVKVAVIGLGSWGECHVEAYRSIPGVDVVAICDTRPQQLMQVGERFGIEGRYTDSMELLQRRDIDLVSVVTFEENHLASTLEALRSGMHVLVEKPVSTKLQEAKAMLEAADRHQRHVVPGHLLRFDPRYAEIYQGIQSGKIGKPKSMYFKRARTKGMFEIYNRTHTAYLSTVHDLDLAIWYASSRVKSVKAVGNWVTGADSPDILWALLQFESGAAACFNSNWMTPDQAGIVMNDSVEVIGTEGTAQFDNRGSGLELWDRNGRLTPDINIHRVMNGSAAGALRDQLHYLCECIGRGADPVYTSFQDAVHGIEVANAIVQSAATGKEIML; encoded by the coding sequence GTGACGAAAGTGAAGGTTGCCGTGATCGGTCTGGGCAGTTGGGGAGAATGCCATGTGGAAGCTTATCGCTCCATTCCCGGCGTTGACGTTGTGGCCATATGCGATACGAGACCGCAGCAGTTGATGCAAGTAGGAGAACGCTTCGGAATCGAAGGCCGATACACCGATAGCATGGAACTGCTGCAGCGGCGCGATATCGATTTAGTAAGCGTTGTCACCTTTGAAGAGAATCACTTGGCATCAACCCTCGAAGCTCTGCGGTCCGGTATGCATGTACTTGTGGAAAAGCCGGTATCGACGAAGCTGCAGGAAGCCAAGGCGATGCTGGAAGCGGCTGACCGGCATCAACGGCATGTCGTGCCCGGGCACTTGCTCCGGTTCGATCCCCGATATGCGGAGATTTACCAGGGCATTCAATCCGGAAAAATCGGCAAGCCGAAAAGTATGTATTTCAAGAGAGCCCGGACCAAGGGCATGTTCGAGATTTATAACCGCACTCATACCGCATATCTATCGACGGTGCATGACCTGGACCTGGCGATCTGGTACGCATCCAGCCGGGTGAAATCCGTCAAAGCCGTCGGCAATTGGGTTACGGGGGCGGATTCCCCCGATATTCTGTGGGCGCTTCTTCAATTTGAGAGCGGGGCGGCCGCATGCTTTAACAGCAATTGGATGACGCCCGATCAAGCCGGAATCGTCATGAACGATTCCGTTGAGGTCATTGGCACGGAAGGAACGGCTCAATTCGACAACCGGGGTAGCGGGCTCGAGCTTTGGGACCGGAACGGGAGACTGACACCGGATATAAACATCCATCGCGTGATGAACGGGAGCGCGGCCGGAGCACTGCGGGATCAGCTCCATTATCTATGCGAATGTATCGGCAGGGGAGCGGATCCTGTGTACACGTCGTTCCAGGATGCCGTACATGGCATTGAAGTGGCTAACGCGATCGTACAATCTGCCGCAACGGGCAAGGAAATCATGCTATAA
- a CDS encoding alanine racemase: MGELHSTAYTELDTPVIIIDLDVLDRNLQKTAGLARDANVKLRPHFKTHKSVWIAKEQFRYGACGLTVAKLGEAEVLVDAGIDDLLVAYPIVGRAKLARLAKLLERARIIVGIDNLPCAEGLSELGQSLNKRIEIYVDVNTGLNRCGQEPGEESAELVKNIAKLPGVEVIGLMTHGGYAYGVKTVEGLRAAAKQEAEGLLLTKRLLADAGIEIREISVGSTPTSKFIGELEGVTEIRPGAYVFGDISQLAIGVITPEECAMHVLTTVVSAPRKGTIIIDAGSKTLSGDASSHWPGFGIMKDNREVYAERLSEEHANVRIPDNLAFQVGDRIMLLPNHCCAVTNLHDRLQGVRGDRAERMITVDARGQIR, translated from the coding sequence ATGGGAGAGCTGCATTCGACAGCTTATACAGAGCTGGACACACCTGTTATCATCATCGATCTGGACGTGCTGGACCGCAATTTGCAAAAAACCGCAGGGTTGGCGCGGGATGCGAACGTAAAGCTGCGCCCGCATTTCAAAACACATAAGAGCGTTTGGATCGCCAAGGAGCAGTTCCGATACGGCGCCTGCGGCTTGACGGTGGCGAAGCTGGGCGAAGCGGAGGTGCTTGTCGATGCGGGCATCGACGATCTTCTTGTCGCCTACCCGATCGTGGGGCGGGCTAAGCTGGCCCGTCTCGCGAAGCTGTTGGAACGCGCCCGCATTATCGTCGGTATCGATAATTTGCCCTGCGCCGAGGGACTGTCGGAGCTTGGTCAGTCGTTGAACAAGCGGATCGAAATCTATGTAGACGTCAATACCGGCTTGAACCGATGCGGTCAGGAGCCGGGGGAAGAGAGCGCCGAGCTGGTGAAGAATATTGCCAAGCTGCCCGGCGTGGAAGTGATCGGCCTGATGACGCACGGCGGTTACGCTTACGGCGTGAAAACGGTGGAAGGCTTAAGAGCGGCCGCCAAACAGGAAGCAGAGGGACTTCTTCTGACCAAACGTCTCCTGGCTGACGCCGGCATCGAAATCCGCGAAATTAGCGTTGGCTCCACGCCGACTTCCAAGTTTATCGGGGAGCTGGAGGGCGTGACCGAGATTCGGCCGGGCGCCTATGTATTCGGCGATATAAGCCAGCTGGCCATCGGTGTCATTACGCCGGAAGAATGTGCGATGCATGTGCTTACGACGGTGGTGAGCGCCCCTCGGAAGGGAACGATCATTATCGATGCCGGCTCCAAGACATTGTCGGGCGACGCAAGCTCTCATTGGCCCGGCTTCGGCATCATGAAAGACAATCGGGAGGTATATGCCGAGCGGCTGAGCGAGGAGCATGCGAATGTCCGCATACCGGACAATCTCGCTTTCCAAGTGGGAGACCGGATCATGCTGCTTCCCAACCACTGCTGCGCCGTGACGAACCTGCATGACCGTCTGCAGGGCGTGCGCGGAGATCGGGCGGAGCGTATGATTACCGTCGATGCCAGAGGACAAATCCGTTAA